One segment of Rosa chinensis cultivar Old Blush chromosome 6, RchiOBHm-V2, whole genome shotgun sequence DNA contains the following:
- the LOC112173724 gene encoding WAT1-related protein At1g44800 isoform X1, translating to MALVVSPYMKIYRRFKPHLLMVLAQIGYACLYFITDASFNHGMNPHVFVTYRHIMGGLVMFPFAYFLERKARPKLTLALFMEIFVISLLGRVSLTLNMYFASLKYTSSSFVTSIANTIPSLTFLIAVILRMEALDVRNPRGIAKLLGTLISLAGVITMTSYKGPAIQSFSGASQHIRSNFVHKSWTKGSILVIASCITWSIWYIMQGITLKKYPAQLSLTTWINCIGAAQSAVFTVIIQHKRAAWRITYNNDFWSIIYAGVVCSGITIFIQLWCTKQKGPVFVTMFSPLATALVAILAYFILGEKLHIGRIVGAVIIIIGLYLVLWGKDRDQNHFKSQEQPTVISDNQKDPKMQVGSSAERQVLQMDLEEKDKTDG from the exons ATGGCTCTTGTAGTGAGTCCATACATGAAGATCTACAGAAGATTCAAGCCACACCTTCTCATGGTTTTGGCACAGATCGGCTATGCATGTCTCTACTTCATTACTGATGCATCCTTCAATCATGGGATGAACCCTCATGTCTTTGTAACCTATCGACATATAATGGGTGGCTTAGTCATGTTTCCATTTGCCTATTTTCTTGAAAG AAAAGCAAGGCCAAAGTTGACTCTAGCATTGTTTATGGAGATATTTGTGATTTCCCTTCTAGG CAGGGTTAGCTTAACCCTTAATATGTATTTTGCAAGCCTGAAGTACACATCTTCAAGCTTCGTCACATCAATAGCCAATACCATACCATCCCTGACTTTTCTGATTGCAGTCATACTCAG GATGGAGGCTCTAGATGTAAGGAATCCGCGCGGAATAGCTAAACTCTTGGGAACCTTAATATCTCTGGCTGGGGTCATCACCATGACTTCGTACAAAGGACCTGCAATACAAAGCTTCTCGGGAGCATCACAACACATAAGAAGTAATTTTGTTCACAAAAGCTGGACAAAGGGTTCAATCCTTGTGATTGCAAGTTGTATAACATGGTCCATATGGTACATAATGCAG GGGATCACATTGAAGAAATATCCTGCACAACTGTCACTAACCACATGGATCAATTGTATCGGTGCAGCACAATCTGCTGTGTTCACAGTTATCATACAGCACAAACGGGCAGCATGGAGAATTACATACAACAATGATTTCTGGTCCATCATATATGCT GGAGTTGTATGCTCAGGTATAACAATCTTCATTCAACTATGGTGTACAAAACAAAAAGGACCTGTCTTCGTGACCATGTTCAGTCCTCTTGCAACAGCATTAGTGGCTATTCTAGCTTACTTCATTCTCGGCGAAAAGCTGCACATTGGCAG AATAGTGGGAGCGGTCATTATCATTATCGGTCTATACTTAGTCTTATGGGGCAAAGATAGAGATCAAAATCATTTCAAATCCCAAGAGCAACCTACCGTGATTAGTGATAACCAGAAGGATCCCAAGATGCAAGTGGGATCTTCAGCAGAAAGACAGGTCCTCCAAATGGACCTTGAGGAAAAAGATAAAACCGATGGTTGA
- the LOC112173724 gene encoding WAT1-related protein At1g44800 isoform X2 — MALVVSPYMKIYRRFKPHLLMVLAQIGYACLYFITDASFNHGMNPHVFVTYRHIMGGLVMFPFAYFLERKARPKLTLALFMEIFVISLLGVSLTLNMYFASLKYTSSSFVTSIANTIPSLTFLIAVILRMEALDVRNPRGIAKLLGTLISLAGVITMTSYKGPAIQSFSGASQHIRSNFVHKSWTKGSILVIASCITWSIWYIMQGITLKKYPAQLSLTTWINCIGAAQSAVFTVIIQHKRAAWRITYNNDFWSIIYAGVVCSGITIFIQLWCTKQKGPVFVTMFSPLATALVAILAYFILGEKLHIGRIVGAVIIIIGLYLVLWGKDRDQNHFKSQEQPTVISDNQKDPKMQVGSSAERQVLQMDLEEKDKTDG, encoded by the exons ATGGCTCTTGTAGTGAGTCCATACATGAAGATCTACAGAAGATTCAAGCCACACCTTCTCATGGTTTTGGCACAGATCGGCTATGCATGTCTCTACTTCATTACTGATGCATCCTTCAATCATGGGATGAACCCTCATGTCTTTGTAACCTATCGACATATAATGGGTGGCTTAGTCATGTTTCCATTTGCCTATTTTCTTGAAAG AAAAGCAAGGCCAAAGTTGACTCTAGCATTGTTTATGGAGATATTTGTGATTTCCCTTCTAGG GGTTAGCTTAACCCTTAATATGTATTTTGCAAGCCTGAAGTACACATCTTCAAGCTTCGTCACATCAATAGCCAATACCATACCATCCCTGACTTTTCTGATTGCAGTCATACTCAG GATGGAGGCTCTAGATGTAAGGAATCCGCGCGGAATAGCTAAACTCTTGGGAACCTTAATATCTCTGGCTGGGGTCATCACCATGACTTCGTACAAAGGACCTGCAATACAAAGCTTCTCGGGAGCATCACAACACATAAGAAGTAATTTTGTTCACAAAAGCTGGACAAAGGGTTCAATCCTTGTGATTGCAAGTTGTATAACATGGTCCATATGGTACATAATGCAG GGGATCACATTGAAGAAATATCCTGCACAACTGTCACTAACCACATGGATCAATTGTATCGGTGCAGCACAATCTGCTGTGTTCACAGTTATCATACAGCACAAACGGGCAGCATGGAGAATTACATACAACAATGATTTCTGGTCCATCATATATGCT GGAGTTGTATGCTCAGGTATAACAATCTTCATTCAACTATGGTGTACAAAACAAAAAGGACCTGTCTTCGTGACCATGTTCAGTCCTCTTGCAACAGCATTAGTGGCTATTCTAGCTTACTTCATTCTCGGCGAAAAGCTGCACATTGGCAG AATAGTGGGAGCGGTCATTATCATTATCGGTCTATACTTAGTCTTATGGGGCAAAGATAGAGATCAAAATCATTTCAAATCCCAAGAGCAACCTACCGTGATTAGTGATAACCAGAAGGATCCCAAGATGCAAGTGGGATCTTCAGCAGAAAGACAGGTCCTCCAAATGGACCTTGAGGAAAAAGATAAAACCGATGGTTGA